In Rubrobacter radiotolerans DSM 5868, a genomic segment contains:
- the ggh gene encoding glucosylglycerate hydrolase, with translation MHVGRTPERGDEDLFLEAMAVLRRNDMGDWTKAAPELYPHQWSWDSGLISVGLAHLDPLRAAQEIRTLFRSQWRNGKVPHIVFNPLAPPESYFPGAEHWTSAGDFPDAPTAPPYTSALCQPPVHATGALRVWEISCERGEERKIEATERFLREIYPGLLAWHRYLLTDRDPQGTGLVTIYHPWESGTDNSPRWDGALRAVEVGEMPGFRRQDLAHVDDPSERPTDADYVRYLWLVEVIKAYRCDERKLRRSHPFRVKDVLASAILVRANMDLARISSIVGAPESDRETISGWISLGRRGLESCWDEEYGLCLDRDVVSGEPLRARTFAGFSPLISGGLSEERKARLLETLDSKHFLGDERLARPLPPSTSPSEALFHPRSYWRGPVWPVVSWLLWRALLDLGEPSRARKLLEESLDGVRTGGFAEYFEPFTGEPLGSMDQSWTAAFVLDWLNHGRGGAG, from the coding sequence ATGCACGTCGGACGGACACCGGAGCGAGGCGACGAGGACCTCTTCCTCGAAGCGATGGCCGTCCTGCGCAGAAACGATATGGGCGACTGGACAAAGGCCGCGCCGGAGCTTTACCCGCACCAGTGGAGTTGGGACTCGGGGCTGATCTCGGTCGGACTCGCGCACCTCGACCCGCTGCGGGCGGCGCAGGAGATCCGCACGCTCTTCAGGAGCCAGTGGAGAAACGGGAAGGTCCCGCACATCGTCTTCAACCCGCTCGCCCCGCCTGAGAGCTACTTCCCCGGAGCCGAGCACTGGACGAGCGCCGGAGACTTCCCCGACGCCCCGACCGCGCCGCCCTACACGAGCGCCCTCTGCCAGCCGCCCGTGCACGCAACGGGTGCTCTGAGGGTGTGGGAGATCTCCTGCGAGCGCGGCGAGGAGCGCAAGATCGAGGCAACAGAGCGGTTCCTCCGGGAGATCTACCCCGGACTCCTTGCCTGGCACCGATACCTGCTCACCGACCGCGACCCGCAGGGGACGGGCCTCGTGACGATCTACCACCCCTGGGAGAGCGGCACGGACAACTCGCCGCGCTGGGACGGGGCGCTTCGGGCGGTCGAGGTAGGGGAGATGCCCGGCTTCCGGCGGCAGGACCTCGCCCACGTAGACGACCCCTCGGAGCGTCCGACCGACGCCGACTACGTCCGCTACCTGTGGCTCGTCGAGGTAATAAAAGCCTACCGCTGCGACGAGAGAAAGCTGCGCCGGTCGCATCCGTTCAGGGTAAAGGACGTGCTAGCTAGCGCGATCCTCGTGCGGGCGAACATGGACCTGGCGCGGATCTCCTCCATAGTCGGGGCTCCGGAGTCCGACCGGGAGACGATCTCGGGGTGGATCTCCCTCGGAAGACGCGGCCTTGAGAGCTGCTGGGACGAGGAGTACGGCCTCTGCCTCGACCGGGACGTAGTCTCCGGCGAGCCGCTGCGCGCCCGGACGTTCGCGGGCTTCAGCCCGCTTATCTCCGGAGGCCTGAGCGAAGAGCGGAAGGCCCGGCTCCTCGAAACGCTCGACTCGAAGCACTTTCTCGGGGACGAGCGGCTCGCCCGGCCCCTTCCTCCCTCGACGAGTCCCTCGGAGGCGCTCTTCCACCCGAGAAGCTACTGGCGAGGTCCGGTCTGGCCGGTCGTGTCCTGGCTTCTTTGGCGCGCGCTCCTCGACCTTGGGGAACCCTCGCGCGCCCGGAAACTCCTTGAGGAATCGCTGGACGGGGTCCGCACCGGCGGCTTCGCCGAGTACTTCGAGCCGTTCACCGGGGAGCCCCTCGGCTCGATGGACCAGTCCTGGACCGCTGCCTTCGTTCTCGACTGGCTCAACCACGGACGCGGCGGCGCCGGCTAG
- a CDS encoding CoA-binding protein: protein MMHANPGRDEIAHLLRSVQTVAIVGLSNNQRRPSFGVARELRGFGLNIIPVNPNLSSPVLSEEPYASLRDVPEPVDLVDVFRRSEHASEVAREAVEIGARVLWMQLGVVNEEAASYAREHGLTVVMDRCLAVDYRNLCFR, encoded by the coding sequence ATCATGCACGCCAACCCCGGCCGGGACGAGATAGCTCACCTGCTACGCTCGGTTCAGACGGTAGCCATCGTGGGTCTCTCGAACAACCAGCGCCGCCCAAGCTTCGGTGTTGCCCGCGAGCTTCGCGGCTTCGGCCTGAACATCATCCCTGTAAACCCGAACCTCTCTTCGCCCGTCCTCAGCGAGGAACCCTACGCCTCGCTCCGGGACGTCCCGGAGCCGGTAGACCTCGTGGACGTCTTTCGAAGGAGCGAGCACGCGAGCGAGGTCGCGCGTGAGGCCGTCGAGATCGGGGCCCGCGTCCTGTGGATGCAGCTCGGGGTCGTAAACGAGGAAGCCGCCTCCTACGCTCGCGAGCACGGCCTGACCGTCGTTATGGACCGCTGCCTCGCCGTCGACTACCGGAACCTCTGCTTCAGGTAG
- a CDS encoding haloacid dehalogenase type II, with protein MNDLSDLSFALDIYGTVVDPLRMSERLRELAGERADEMSALWRQKQLEYTFRRGLMDAYKDFDSVTSEALLFAAASCGLALDERDRESLLVAYGELPAYADVVPGIEALKEVGATVVAFSNGVEKTTRDLLGRAGVLNHLHDVVSVDDVGTFKPAPAVYRHLVRKLGTEKERVWLVSGNSFDVIGAKAFGLRTAWLRRNPEAVFDPWGLHPDATAPDLRKLAAELTGTGQ; from the coding sequence ATGAACGACCTCTCAGACCTCTCCTTCGCGCTCGACATCTACGGCACGGTCGTGGACCCTCTGCGCATGAGCGAACGCCTGAGGGAACTCGCCGGCGAGCGGGCCGACGAGATGAGCGCCCTATGGCGGCAGAAGCAGCTCGAATACACCTTCAGACGGGGCCTGATGGACGCGTACAAGGACTTCGACTCCGTAACTTCGGAGGCGCTTCTCTTTGCGGCGGCCTCCTGCGGCCTGGCGCTGGACGAGCGGGACCGGGAGTCCCTGCTGGTCGCCTACGGAGAACTCCCGGCCTACGCCGACGTCGTCCCCGGCATCGAGGCCCTGAAAGAGGTGGGCGCGACCGTCGTGGCCTTCTCGAACGGCGTCGAGAAGACGACCCGGGACCTTCTCGGGCGGGCCGGGGTCCTCAACCACCTCCATGACGTCGTGAGCGTCGACGACGTCGGGACCTTCAAGCCCGCCCCGGCGGTCTACCGGCACCTCGTCCGCAAGCTCGGAACGGAGAAGGAGCGCGTCTGGCTCGTCTCCGGGAACTCCTTCGACGTGATCGGAGCCAAAGCCTTCGGCCTCCGGACGGCCTGGCTCCGGCGAAACCCGGAGGCGGTCTTCGACCCCTGGGGCCTCCATCCGGACGCCACGGCCCCGGACCTCCGAAAGCTCGCCGCCGAACTCACGGGGACCGGACAGTGA
- a CDS encoding gluconokinase codes for MSAPGRPSGPTDCVLALDVGSSSVRASLWSASGDPLPPSIKLDYSFTYTADGGAEADAEELFDLVAQALDGVLAGSEGYRVLAVSTSAYWHSLLGLDADGEPATAVFTWADRRAASAVPHLPGTFRTESTRRRTGCVPHSSYWPAKLLWLAEDRPDAHPDVERWTSPLDYVYLKLFNRLSVGVSMASGTGLFDLDGLDWDTEALEALGLSEEKLSPVSAEPFVGLVGSWAERWPELSGVPWYPAVGDGACSNVGSGCVGPERVALTVGTSGAMRSLWSGGRREVPEGLWCYRAGEERFVMGGALSDGGNLVEWLRGTLRLPAPEELERRLAEMEPDAHGLTFLPLLAGERGPDWADQANGVVAGLSLSTEPVEILRSAMEAVALRFALVFERLKAACPGEPEIVASGGGLVGSPAWAQIMADALGKPVGLAPVEEASSRGAALLALEALGEIEDLEAVAPLAAERVYEPDEARHRAYRAALERQRKLYRAVMD; via the coding sequence GTGAGCGCCCCGGGACGGCCGTCCGGCCCCACCGACTGCGTCCTGGCCCTCGATGTCGGGTCGTCCTCCGTACGGGCCTCGCTCTGGTCGGCATCCGGAGACCCCCTCCCCCCTAGCATCAAGCTCGACTACAGCTTCACCTATACGGCGGACGGGGGCGCGGAGGCCGACGCTGAGGAGCTGTTCGACCTTGTCGCTCAGGCTCTTGATGGGGTTTTGGCCGGGTCGGAGGGTTACAGGGTCCTTGCGGTCTCTACGAGCGCGTACTGGCACTCGCTTCTCGGCCTCGACGCCGACGGCGAGCCCGCAACCGCGGTCTTTACCTGGGCCGACCGTCGCGCGGCCTCCGCCGTGCCGCATCTTCCCGGGACCTTCCGCACAGAGAGCACCCGCCGAAGAACCGGCTGCGTCCCGCACTCAAGCTACTGGCCCGCGAAGCTGCTCTGGCTCGCCGAGGACCGGCCTGACGCTCACCCTGACGTCGAACGATGGACGTCGCCTTTGGACTACGTCTACCTCAAGCTGTTTAACAGGCTGAGTGTCGGGGTCTCGATGGCCTCCGGGACGGGGCTCTTCGACCTCGACGGCCTCGACTGGGACACCGAGGCGCTGGAGGCTCTCGGTCTCTCCGAGGAGAAGCTCTCCCCGGTATCTGCGGAGCCCTTTGTCGGGTTGGTGGGGAGCTGGGCGGAGCGGTGGCCGGAGCTGTCGGGGGTACCGTGGTATCCGGCGGTCGGGGACGGGGCGTGCTCGAACGTTGGGAGCGGCTGCGTCGGTCCGGAGCGAGTCGCGCTGACCGTCGGTACGAGCGGGGCGATGCGTTCGCTGTGGTCCGGCGGGAGACGGGAGGTCCCGGAGGGCTTGTGGTGTTACCGGGCGGGAGAGGAGCGGTTCGTGATGGGCGGGGCGCTCTCCGACGGAGGGAATCTGGTTGAGTGGCTGCGGGGTACGCTCAGGTTGCCGGCTCCGGAGGAGCTTGAGAGGAGGCTCGCGGAGATGGAGCCCGACGCGCACGGGCTGACGTTCCTGCCGCTGCTCGCCGGAGAGCGAGGCCCGGACTGGGCGGATCAGGCCAACGGCGTCGTGGCCGGGCTCTCGCTCTCTACCGAGCCGGTCGAGATCCTGCGTAGCGCGATGGAGGCGGTTGCGTTGAGGTTCGCGCTTGTCTTCGAGCGGCTGAAGGCCGCGTGTCCGGGGGAGCCGGAGATCGTCGCGAGCGGCGGCGGGCTCGTCGGGTCCCCGGCCTGGGCGCAGATAATGGCCGACGCGCTCGGAAAGCCCGTTGGGCTGGCGCCGGTCGAGGAAGCATCGAGCCGGGGCGCGGCGCTTCTGGCTCTGGAGGCTCTTGGAGAGATCGAGGACCTCGAAGCGGTGGCTCCGCTTGCGGCAGAGAGAGTGTACGAGCCTGACGAGGCCCGCCACCGGGCGTACCGCGCCGCGCTGGAGCGACAGCGGAAGCTGTACAGGGCCGTGATGGACTAG
- a CDS encoding citrate synthase, giving the protein MTEESHSVSEGGTRTAKDSLTVTDNRTGKTYEVEIKDGTVRAMDFREMKVDEDDFGLMTYDPGFTNTANCRSSITYIDGEAGILEHRGIPIETLCEESSYLEVAYLLVNGHLPNEKELTEWTYEITHHTYIHEHMKRVLDGFQYDAHPMSIMQASVAALSSFYPSAKNIDDEEEQHLAAVRLIAKMPTIAAFAYRHRLGLPYVYPDNDLSYAGNFLSMLFKMAEPKYEVDPRLEKALDVLFILHADHEQNCSTSTVRMTGSSRVDPFSAVAAGIAGLYGPLHGGANVDVLKMLKRIEKVENIPDFLQRVKDREEKLIGFGHRVYKNYDPRARIIRRYIDDVFEATGKQSPLLDVAVELEKRALDDDYFTSRKLYPNVDFYSGLVYEAMRIPTDAFTVMFAIPRTSGWIAQWTEMVHDPELKIARPRQIYTGAREADYVPMEKR; this is encoded by the coding sequence GTGACAGAAGAGTCTCACAGCGTTTCGGAGGGCGGCACTCGCACGGCGAAGGATAGCCTAACGGTCACGGACAACCGGACGGGCAAGACCTATGAGGTCGAGATCAAGGACGGCACGGTCCGGGCGATGGACTTCCGGGAGATGAAGGTCGATGAGGACGACTTCGGCCTGATGACCTACGACCCCGGCTTCACGAACACGGCGAACTGCAGGTCTTCGATCACCTACATCGACGGTGAGGCGGGCATTCTGGAGCACCGGGGCATCCCGATCGAGACGCTCTGCGAGGAGTCCTCGTACCTGGAGGTCGCGTACCTGCTCGTCAACGGGCACCTTCCGAACGAGAAGGAGCTCACCGAGTGGACGTATGAGATCACGCACCACACCTACATCCACGAGCACATGAAGCGTGTCCTCGATGGCTTCCAGTACGACGCTCACCCGATGAGCATCATGCAAGCCTCCGTCGCCGCGCTCTCGTCGTTCTACCCGAGCGCGAAGAACATCGACGACGAGGAGGAGCAGCACCTCGCCGCCGTCCGGCTGATCGCGAAGATGCCGACCATCGCGGCCTTCGCCTACCGCCACCGCCTCGGCCTCCCGTACGTCTACCCGGACAACGACCTCTCCTACGCCGGGAACTTCCTCTCGATGCTCTTCAAGATGGCCGAACCCAAGTACGAGGTCGACCCGCGCCTTGAGAAGGCCCTCGACGTGCTCTTTATCCTCCATGCCGACCACGAGCAGAACTGCTCCACCTCGACCGTGAGGATGACCGGAAGCTCGCGCGTGGACCCGTTCAGCGCGGTCGCAGCCGGTATCGCCGGTCTGTACGGGCCGCTTCACGGCGGGGCGAACGTGGACGTGCTGAAGATGCTCAAGCGTATAGAGAAGGTAGAGAACATCCCGGACTTTTTGCAGCGGGTAAAGGACCGTGAGGAGAAGCTCATTGGCTTCGGCCACCGGGTCTACAAGAACTACGACCCGCGCGCCCGCATAATCCGCAGGTACATAGACGACGTTTTCGAGGCGACGGGCAAGCAGAGCCCGCTTTTGGATGTCGCGGTCGAGCTGGAGAAGCGCGCCCTCGACGACGATTACTTCACGAGCCGCAAGCTCTACCCGAACGTGGACTTCTACTCGGGTCTGGTCTACGAGGCAATGCGCATCCCGACCGACGCCTTCACGGTGATGTTCGCCATACCGAGGACCTCGGGCTGGATCGCCCAGTGGACCGAGATGGTCCACGACCCGGAGCTCAAGATCGCACGCCCGCGCCAGATCTACACCGGCGCGCGCGAGGCCGACTATGTCCCGATGGAGAAGCGCTAG
- a CDS encoding isochorismatase family protein, whose translation MTDRQTTESYAKARLGESVPLGVRPAVLVIDFSCGFTDPECPLGADMSREVEATRHVIDAAREVGAPVVFTTIGFEANGRDGGLWLRKAPALAELRVGERWVELDPRLGRREGDVVILKKGASGFFGTNLASVLISSGVDTVILCGATTSGCVRATAVDLLQYGYPTLVPRECVGDRAEAPHRANLFDIQAKYADVVGLDDALAYLQSLPRRPAEGF comes from the coding sequence GTGACAGACCGCCAGACCACCGAATCCTACGCGAAGGCCCGCCTCGGGGAGAGCGTCCCGCTCGGGGTGCGCCCAGCCGTCCTCGTTATAGACTTCTCCTGCGGCTTCACCGACCCGGAGTGCCCCCTCGGGGCGGACATGAGCCGCGAGGTCGAGGCGACCCGGCACGTTATTGACGCCGCTCGCGAGGTCGGTGCGCCCGTCGTCTTCACCACCATCGGCTTCGAGGCGAACGGTAGGGACGGCGGTCTCTGGCTAAGGAAGGCTCCGGCCCTCGCCGAGCTCCGGGTGGGCGAGCGATGGGTCGAACTCGACCCGCGCCTCGGGCGGCGGGAGGGGGACGTCGTTATCCTGAAGAAAGGGGCCTCGGGCTTCTTCGGGACGAACCTCGCTTCGGTCCTGATCTCCTCCGGCGTAGACACCGTGATCCTCTGCGGCGCAACGACGAGCGGCTGCGTCCGCGCCACCGCGGTAGACCTCCTTCAGTACGGCTACCCGACCCTCGTGCCGCGCGAGTGCGTCGGCGACCGGGCCGAAGCCCCACACCGGGCGAACCTCTTCGATATCCAGGCCAAGTACGCCGACGTCGTCGGCCTCGACGACGCTCTCGCCTACCTCCAAAGCCTTCCCCGCCGCCCGGCAGAAGGCTTCTAG
- a CDS encoding hydantoinase B/oxoprolinase family protein codes for MTAEKTLPDFVREHDIDRVTLDIIENALKNIRDEMDRVLVTTAVSPVIREQADEFPLIADRQGRMIVGQFGSPVDTVLEHSPYKKEDLKDGDVIAVNDPYTMEGSTSHLPDLLLIRPIFYSGDHVGYALQWGNLMDVGGSTAGSIPIDARSIYEEGVRMPPVKLYSEGRLNEDILRFFCHNSRTPRETRADVMAIAAGTAAGAQRVKDLCERFGKDTYLEACDALLARTRESVIKLIREHVPEGERFTFEDYTDDDGIGNGPIKLRLTAWREGDTLNLDWDGTDAQVAGPVNFLLNERMFQMFAGVFLISAFDPTILFNDGYSDVIRVNIPEDSVLKPKAPAPLSNRLVVMARQFDVLGAVYAKAIGAFKVSGSYGTSPNFVYSGTKSSGEPFQTMEILYGGIPARPGKDGLDGHSWWPEFLAVPVEYMEKYYPLVVEEYRVRTDTCGAGQWRGGCGVARTYRFLAEGRITYQDDRAQTFPYGVDGGKPGSPSKKTLIRSSGESVSLPSKVRDVPVYPGDRLVFETAGAGGLGDPLDRDPEAVAKDVRWKLVTPEAARSEYGVVLDENGDVDASATEKERGSLREGRAELLQFDRGDVPERDELAKRIAAERREFNEWLSAELGAR; via the coding sequence ATGACCGCCGAGAAGACGCTCCCGGACTTTGTTCGCGAGCACGACATAGACCGCGTTACCCTCGACATAATCGAGAACGCGCTGAAGAACATCCGCGACGAGATGGACCGGGTCCTCGTCACGACCGCCGTCTCGCCCGTTATCCGCGAGCAGGCCGATGAGTTCCCCCTTATAGCCGACCGCCAGGGGCGCATGATCGTCGGCCAGTTCGGAAGCCCCGTGGACACCGTCCTTGAGCACTCCCCCTACAAAAAGGAAGACCTCAAGGACGGCGACGTTATCGCCGTCAACGACCCGTACACCATGGAGGGCTCGACCTCGCACCTGCCGGACCTCCTGCTCATCCGGCCGATCTTCTACTCCGGGGACCATGTCGGCTACGCGCTTCAGTGGGGGAACCTGATGGACGTCGGCGGCTCGACGGCCGGGTCCATCCCGATAGACGCCCGCTCCATCTATGAGGAGGGCGTCCGGATGCCCCCGGTGAAGCTCTACAGCGAGGGACGCCTCAACGAGGACATCCTGCGCTTCTTCTGCCACAACTCCCGCACCCCGCGCGAGACCCGCGCCGACGTGATGGCCATCGCCGCCGGGACCGCCGCCGGAGCACAGAGGGTAAAGGACCTCTGCGAGCGCTTCGGGAAGGACACCTACCTCGAAGCCTGCGACGCGCTCCTTGCGCGCACCCGAGAGAGCGTCATAAAGCTTATCCGGGAGCACGTCCCGGAGGGCGAGCGGTTCACCTTCGAGGACTACACGGACGACGACGGCATCGGCAACGGGCCAATAAAGCTCCGGCTCACCGCCTGGCGCGAGGGCGACACCCTGAACCTCGACTGGGACGGGACCGACGCTCAGGTCGCAGGCCCCGTGAACTTCCTCTTGAACGAGCGGATGTTCCAGATGTTCGCGGGGGTCTTCCTTATCTCGGCCTTCGACCCGACGATTCTCTTCAACGACGGGTACTCGGACGTGATCCGGGTGAACATCCCGGAGGACTCGGTCCTGAAACCCAAAGCCCCGGCCCCGCTCTCCAACCGGCTCGTCGTGATGGCGCGGCAGTTCGACGTCCTCGGGGCGGTCTACGCGAAGGCCATCGGGGCGTTCAAGGTCTCGGGCTCCTACGGCACGAGCCCGAACTTCGTCTACTCCGGCACAAAGAGCTCCGGCGAGCCGTTCCAGACAATGGAGATCCTCTACGGCGGCATCCCCGCCCGCCCCGGCAAGGACGGCCTCGACGGACACTCCTGGTGGCCGGAGTTCCTCGCCGTCCCCGTGGAGTACATGGAGAAGTACTACCCGCTCGTCGTCGAGGAGTACCGGGTCCGGACCGACACCTGCGGCGCGGGACAGTGGCGCGGCGGCTGCGGCGTAGCGCGCACCTACCGCTTCCTCGCGGAGGGCAGGATCACCTACCAAGACGACCGCGCCCAGACCTTCCCCTACGGCGTCGACGGCGGGAAACCCGGAAGCCCCTCGAAAAAGACCCTGATCCGGTCCTCCGGAGAGTCCGTCTCCCTCCCCTCGAAGGTCCGCGACGTGCCCGTCTACCCCGGTGACCGCCTCGTCTTCGAGACCGCCGGTGCGGGCGGCCTCGGAGACCCCCTCGACCGCGACCCCGAGGCCGTGGCAAAGGACGTCCGCTGGAAGCTCGTGACCCCCGAGGCGGCGAGGTCCGAGTACGGCGTCGTCCTCGACGAAAACGGCGACGTAGACGCCTCTGCAACCGAAAAGGAACGCGGATCGCTGCGCGAAGGCCGCGCCGAGCTCTTGCAGTTCGACCGGGGCGACGTCCCCGAGCGCGACGAGCTTGCCAAGCGCATCGCCGCCGAGCGCCGGGAGTTCAACGAGTGGCTCTCCGCCGAGCTCGGCGCGCGCTAG
- a CDS encoding hydantoinase/oxoprolinase family protein gives MAYNVAVDVGGTFTDVIFFDESTGELTEGKVLTTPDDPARGVVGGIESLCRKVGVGFTDLNLLFHGTTVVTNAILTNTGSRVGLLTTAGHEDNLLLARAWTPGPLYGWMFLEKPDPPADPTDTVGINERIAADGSVLAELDEAEVREAVERLVERGVEAITISFMNSYLNPEHERRAREVVREVAPEMAVSISSEIGQEYGEYERTLTTVMNTAVQPITRIYMRSFERSIREKEFSGNLSIVRSDGGAMSTEAVAERPIQIALSGPSGGVTGSAYLARTIGVPDVLTFDMGGTSTDVSLCLGGEALVQRQIQLGYFQFKVPSADVHSVGAGGGSIAFVSTSGALMVGPMSAGADPGPACYGQGGEAPTVTDANVVLHRLSPDARLGGELALDEEAARRAVQSVADQLGMSVEEAAEAILEIVNENMHAALRVVSVERGHDPREFGLVAFGGAGPMHANALARLIRSKPVVVPPTPGVMSAFGFLSSDIQNEFPETYLRLAEETSCADLRERVDSLIAQADEWLAGEGVAKDDRVFDLYADCRYYMQNIQIPCAFSVEDLDGPDCTFLRAGFEEAHRQRYNFELADSPLEIATIRVVGRGKIKGVSLTESEDGHGLDPSAALIRTEPVYFGGWQDTPVYDREKLLPSNVVSGPAIVVQPDTTTVIEPGYRGTVDRFGNIRIEEA, from the coding sequence ATGGCATACAACGTGGCCGTGGACGTCGGAGGGACGTTTACGGACGTGATCTTCTTTGACGAGAGTACGGGGGAGCTTACCGAAGGGAAGGTGCTCACGACCCCGGACGACCCGGCGCGCGGGGTCGTCGGCGGCATCGAGTCCCTGTGCAGAAAGGTCGGGGTGGGGTTCACCGACCTGAACCTCCTCTTTCACGGCACGACCGTCGTTACGAACGCGATCCTCACGAACACCGGCTCGCGCGTCGGGCTGCTCACCACCGCCGGACACGAGGACAACCTGCTCCTCGCCCGCGCCTGGACCCCGGGACCGCTCTACGGCTGGATGTTCCTCGAAAAACCCGACCCGCCCGCGGACCCGACGGACACCGTCGGCATAAACGAGCGCATCGCGGCCGACGGGAGCGTGCTCGCGGAACTAGATGAGGCCGAGGTCCGGGAGGCCGTAGAGCGGCTTGTCGAGCGCGGCGTCGAGGCGATCACGATCAGCTTCATGAACTCTTATCTGAACCCCGAACACGAGCGCCGGGCGCGCGAGGTCGTGCGGGAGGTCGCGCCGGAGATGGCGGTCTCTATCTCCTCGGAGATCGGCCAGGAGTACGGCGAGTACGAGCGGACCCTCACCACCGTGATGAACACCGCCGTGCAGCCGATAACCCGCATCTACATGCGGAGCTTCGAGCGGTCGATTAGGGAGAAGGAGTTCTCCGGGAACCTCTCGATCGTCCGCTCCGACGGCGGCGCGATGAGCACCGAGGCCGTCGCCGAGCGGCCGATCCAGATCGCGCTCTCCGGACCGTCCGGCGGCGTCACGGGCTCGGCGTATCTTGCCCGCACGATAGGCGTCCCGGACGTACTCACCTTCGACATGGGCGGGACGAGCACCGACGTCTCGCTCTGCCTCGGCGGCGAGGCTCTGGTCCAGAGGCAGATACAGCTCGGCTACTTCCAGTTCAAGGTCCCGTCGGCGGACGTCCACTCCGTCGGGGCGGGGGGTGGCTCGATCGCCTTCGTCTCGACGAGCGGGGCGCTCATGGTCGGTCCGATGAGCGCGGGTGCGGACCCGGGACCGGCCTGCTACGGGCAGGGCGGCGAAGCCCCGACCGTTACAGACGCGAACGTCGTCCTTCACCGCCTCTCGCCCGACGCCCGCCTCGGCGGGGAGCTCGCCCTCGACGAGGAGGCCGCAAGAAGGGCCGTGCAGTCCGTTGCGGACCAGCTCGGCATGAGCGTCGAGGAGGCGGCGGAGGCGATCCTCGAAATAGTCAACGAGAACATGCACGCCGCCCTGCGCGTCGTGAGCGTCGAGCGCGGACACGACCCGCGGGAGTTCGGGCTCGTCGCGTTCGGCGGGGCGGGGCCGATGCACGCAAACGCGCTTGCGCGCCTGATCCGCTCCAAGCCCGTCGTCGTGCCGCCGACGCCGGGGGTGATGAGCGCGTTCGGCTTCCTCTCCTCGGATATCCAGAACGAGTTCCCCGAGACGTACCTGAGGCTCGCCGAGGAGACGAGCTGCGCCGACCTCAGGGAGCGTGTGGACAGCCTCATCGCGCAGGCCGACGAGTGGCTCGCCGGAGAGGGCGTCGCCAAGGACGACCGCGTCTTCGACCTCTACGCCGACTGCCGCTACTACATGCAGAACATCCAGATCCCCTGCGCCTTCTCGGTGGAGGACCTCGATGGCCCGGATTGCACGTTCCTGCGCGCGGGCTTCGAGGAGGCGCACCGCCAGAGGTACAACTTCGAGCTTGCCGACTCGCCGCTCGAGATCGCCACGATAAGGGTCGTCGGGCGCGGGAAGATCAAGGGCGTCAGCCTCACCGAGAGCGAGGACGGGCACGGCCTCGACCCTTCGGCCGCGCTTATCCGGACGGAGCCGGTCTACTTCGGCGGCTGGCAGGATACGCCGGTCTACGACCGGGAGAAGCTCTTGCCGTCGAACGTCGTCTCGGGTCCGGCGATCGTCGTCCAGCCCGATACGACGACCGTTATAGAGCCGGGCTACCGGGGCACGGTGGACCGCTTCGGAAACATCAGGATCGAGGAGGCTTAG
- a CDS encoding hydroxymethylglutaryl-CoA lyase — MSGRYVELVEVGPRDGLQNEKETLPPEVRAELCDRLAEAGLPRIEAASFVNPKRVPQMAGAEEVFARVHRKPGVVYAGLALNERGYTRCVEAGADEVRYAFPLTDEFARRNQNTSVEDAARLAVRLKELADRDGVRFSVTLSVAFGCPFAGEVRPERVLEVAREVAAPGPGEVVLADTVGVGVPSQVRELVSGLREIVPEGTAVGCHFHDTRNTGIANAVAAVESGASFLDASVGGTGGCPFAPRATGNVATEDLVYTLHGMGYSTGVDLPALIGCADWLSEKLGKGLPGRLHKAGPFAPVAG; from the coding sequence ATGAGCGGGCGCTATGTAGAGCTCGTCGAGGTCGGACCGCGCGACGGACTTCAGAACGAGAAGGAGACGCTCCCGCCCGAGGTACGCGCCGAGCTTTGCGACCGGCTCGCCGAAGCGGGGCTCCCGCGCATCGAGGCCGCGAGCTTCGTCAACCCGAAGCGCGTCCCGCAGATGGCCGGAGCCGAGGAGGTCTTTGCGAGGGTCCACCGCAAACCCGGCGTCGTCTACGCCGGGCTCGCCCTAAACGAGCGCGGCTACACCCGCTGCGTCGAGGCCGGGGCCGACGAGGTTCGCTACGCCTTTCCGCTCACCGACGAGTTCGCCCGCCGCAACCAGAACACAAGCGTAGAGGACGCCGCGCGGCTCGCCGTCCGCCTGAAAGAGCTTGCAGACCGGGACGGGGTGCGGTTCTCCGTAACGCTCTCGGTGGCGTTTGGCTGCCCGTTTGCGGGCGAGGTCCGCCCGGAGCGGGTCCTGGAGGTCGCCCGGGAGGTCGCGGCCCCCGGACCGGGGGAGGTCGTCCTCGCCGACACGGTCGGGGTCGGGGTGCCGAGCCAGGTCCGGGAGCTTGTCTCGGGCCTGCGGGAGATCGTCCCAGAAGGAACGGCCGTCGGCTGCCACTTCCACGACACGAGAAACACCGGGATAGCAAACGCCGTCGCCGCCGTAGAGAGCGGCGCGAGCTTTCTCGACGCCTCGGTCGGTGGGACGGGGGGCTGTCCGTTCGCCCCGAGAGCGACCGGCAACGTCGCGACGGAGGACCTCGTCTACACGCTGCACGGGATGGGGTACTCGACCGGGGTGGACCTCCCGGCCCTGATCGGCTGCGCCGACTGGCTCTCCGAAAAGCTCGGAAAAGGGCTTCCCGGACGGCTGCACAAGGCCGGGCCGTTCGCGCCCGTCGCCGGGTAG